GTCGGCATTGCCCTTCTTCCACACGGTGGCGTAGAGGTCATGGCTGACGGCCGAGGCGCCGCTGAGCGTCAGGCCCGCCACCACGGCCAGGATGGTGGCAAAGGCCACAGCCGAGATGAAGCCGTAGAACACATTGCCGCCCACCGTCTTGGCCACCAGCACCGCCGCCATATTGGCCGTGCCGGCGCCGCCTTTGATCACGCCCTTGGCGGTGTCGGCCAGTTCGGGGTTGGTGAGCACCAGGGTGATGGCGCCAAAACCGATGAAGAAGATCAGGATGTAGAAGTAGCCGATCCAGGTCGTGGCCCAGAACACCGACTTGCGCGCCTCCTTGGCGTCCGGCACGGTGAAGAAGCGCATCAGGATGTGGGGCAGACCCGCCGTGCCGAACATCAGGGCCATGCCGAAGCTGATGGCCGAGATGGGGTCCTTGATGAAGCCGCCCGGGCCCATGATGGACAGGCCCGCACTGGCCGCTTCTTCGGCGCCCTTGCCGCTGGCGCTGGCGATCTCGGTCTTTACCGAAACCGCCTTGGCAAACAGGGCCTCAGGGCTGAAGCCGTATTGCGCCATCACCATGAAGGCCATGAAGGTCACACCGCTGAGCAGCAGCACGGCCTTGATGATTTGCACCCAGGTGGTTGCCGTCATGCCGCCAAAGAGCACATAAACCATCATCAGCGCGCCCACCAGCACCACGGCCACCCAGTAGTCCAGGCCGAACAGCAGCTTGATCAGGCTGCCTGCGCCCACCATCTGGGCGATCAGGTAGAAGGCCACCACCACCAGCGTGCCGCTGGCGGCGAAGGCGCGGATCGGCGTCTGCTTGAAGCGGTAACCCGCCACATCGGCAAAGGTGAATTTGCCCAGATTGCGCAGGCGCTCGGCCATCAGGAAGGTGATGACGGGCCAGCCGACCAGAAATCCGATGGAGTAGATCAGGCCGTCGTAGC
Above is a window of Inhella inkyongensis DNA encoding:
- a CDS encoding cation acetate symporter; this translates as MNASRLLLVLMASLAAGTAFAAGGDLGPTAKQATNWTAISMFSVFVVATLWITKWAAGRTRSAADFYTAGGGITGFQNGLAIAGDYMSAASFLGISAAVMASGYDGLIYSIGFLVGWPVITFLMAERLRNLGKFTFADVAGYRFKQTPIRAFAASGTLVVVAFYLIAQMVGAGSLIKLLFGLDYWVAVVLVGALMMVYVLFGGMTATTWVQIIKAVLLLSGVTFMAFMVMAQYGFSPEALFAKAVSVKTEIASASGKGAEEAASAGLSIMGPGGFIKDPISAISFGMALMFGTAGLPHILMRFFTVPDAKEARKSVFWATTWIGYFYILIFFIGFGAITLVLTNPELADTAKGVIKGGAGTANMAAVLVAKTVGGNVFYGFISAVAFATILAVVAGLTLSGASAVSHDLYATVWKKGNADSASELKVSRLTTLALGVVAVVLGIAFEKQNIAFMVSLAFAIAASANFPVLFMSVLWKDCTTKGAVIGGFLGLISSVALTVVSPSVWEATLGNPKGSAWFPYTSPALFSMTIAFVGIWLFSILDRSAQAGKERAAFASQQVRSETGLGAEGASGH